The Pyxidicoccus sp. MSG2 DNA segment CCGTCCCCATGGAACCGGAGATGGGCGGCGGGGAACATGGAGCGGTCATGGAACGGAAAGCGGCCACGTATGCAGATCTGGTGGCACTTCCCGATCGATTCATCGGGGAGCTGATTGGCGGAGTGCTGCATGCCAGCCCGAGGCCGGCTGCAGCGGTCGCAATCGCTGCTTTCAACCTGTGCGCCGCAGTGGGGATGCCGTTCTCTGCGGGCAAGGGTGGACCCGGCGGCTGGGTCATCCTGAACAAGCCAGAGCTCCACCTGGGCGAGGACGTGCTGGTCCCCGACGTGGCCGGCTGGCATCGCGAGCGGATGCCCCACCCGCGAGAAGTCGTGGCGTTCACGGTGGTGCCGGACTGGGTCTGCGAGGTGCTCTCTCCCTCCACGAAGGCGCTGGACCGCAAGGAGAAGCTGCCCATCTACGCACGCGAGGGCGTGCGGCACGTCTGGCTGGTGGACCCGAGGGCCCGAGCGCTGGAAGTGTTCCGGCTGGAGGGCGCGGACTATTCGCTGCTCGCCACGCACTCCGGTGGAGGACACGTTCGCGCCGAGCCCTTCGATGCAATCGAGCTGAATCTGGCGTTTGTCTGGGGCGAGACGTAGTCGGTGGCGGTCGTTTCGCCCTGGTAGGGTTCAGGCATGAGCACGACCCGCATCAGCCGCCATGTGAATGCGCCTCGCGCGAGCGTCTATCGCGCGCTTCTCGATGCCCGTGCGGTGCAGACGTGGATGGTGCCGGACGGCATGACCAGCCACGTGCATGCGTTCGAGCCGCGCGAAGGAGGCTCGTTCCGCATCTCGCTCACGTATGACGCGCCGACAAGCACCGGCAAGACGACCGCGCACACCGACACGCACCATGGCCGCTTCGTGAAGCTCGTGCCGGACGAGCAGGTGGTCCAGGTGGTCGAGTTCGAGACGGACGACCCCGCGATGCGCGGCGAGATGACGATTACGTACACCCTCACCAATGCGGACGGCGGCACCGATATCCACGCCGTGCACGAGGGGCTCCCGCGCGGCGTGTCCCCCGCGGACAACGAGCTCGGCTGGCAGATGTCACTCGGGAAGCTCGCGGCGCTCGTCGAGGGCAGCTCGCCGTAGAAGTCCGGCGTTCTCGTTCCGACAGTGAGAACCCACGTCAGCGCGGTGCTCCCCTGGCCAGCCACTCCTGGAGCTCGGCCCTGAGGCGAGCGAGGCGCGCGCCGAACCACTGACGGAAGTCGACGGACGCGTCGTACAGCGCATCGGGCTCATCGTGGAAGCGCATGAACACGGGGGCTTCACCGGAAGCGGCTCGCTGCGCACAGAGGGCGAAGACCGCCTCCCCGTTCCTGTCGTCGGACACGTGCAGCAGCCGCCGAGGCGAGCGCGGGTCCAGCGTCACGCCTTCACGCTTCGCGACCTGAACGAACCGCTCGGCGGTCAAGGCGACATCGGCGTCGAGCGAAGCGCTCGCGGCCACCAGCCGATCCACGGGCGTCGTGGCGTCACGCCATGGGCCAAGAAAGGAGACGGAGCCCAGTTCGAGGAGAAAGGCCGCGAAGGACGGAGGAAGGGTGAAGCCCAGCGCATGTTCAGCGGCACTCACCTCTGCCCGTGTCGCCGGTGAACCCTCGAGGGCCACGGCCTGGGTCCGCTCGCCCGTCATCCGCGCGGCGAGGCCCGGCTCACGCTGGAGCCGCTCGGCGAACCACGCGTTGACCGGGGCAAGCTGCTCCCGATAGCTGCCCGTGCCTTCGGCAGAGGCTCCGTCGAGGCCTAGCGAAGCGCGGTAGGTCGCCGGGTCACGCGCCCGCTTCTCGGCATCGACGCGCTCGGCCTGTTCCTTCGTGGCGAGGCCCGCCTTCTGGAAGGCCGCTGCGAGGCCTCCGAGCGCTGGCTTCTTGTCCTTTCCACCCATGACCTGCTCCCGCGACGCCTGTCTTCGGTTCAACGATGTTGTAGCCGGGTGGCGTCACATCAAACCGGATTCTTGCACATCACGCCCCATGGGCTTGCATGACGACGACTCAGGATACAACCTCCCAGGGAGTACGAAGACGAACCACCCTGACACGTCGGACCCGGCCGTCATGCCCTCCCCATTGAATTGGAGACGGGCGGCGGGGAATAGGGGCAGCGATGGAACGGAAACCGGCCACATATGCGGACCTGGAGGCACTTCCCGACAATGTCATCGGAGAGCTGATCGGCGGCGTGCTGCACGCCAGCCCGAGGCTAGCAGGGCAACATACGCTCGCCGCTTCCCGGCTGGGAATCGAGCTGGGAGGTCCGTTCGACCGGGGAAGGAATGGGCCTGGAGGATGGATCCTCCTCGTAAAGCCGGAGCTGCACCTGAGCAAGGACGTGCTAGTGCCGGACCAGGCCTGCTGGCACCGCGAACGGCTGCCGAATGCGCGAGAGGTGGTGGCGTTCACGGTGGTGCCGGACTGGGTCTGCGAAGTGCTCTCGCCCTCCACGGAGGCCCTGGACCGGAAGGTGAAACTGCCCGTGTACGCGCGCGAGGGCGTGCGGCACGTCTGGCTGATGGACCCCGAAGCGCGCACGCTGGAGGTGTTCCGATTGGAGGGTACGGAGTATTCGCTGCTCGCCACGCACTCAGGCCCGGCCGTCATTCGCGCCGAGCCCTTCGAGGTCGTCGAGTTGGAGCTCGCATACCTCTGGGACGAGATGTAGCTGTGCCAAGGCGCCAGCGTCAGCGTCCCATCCGACTTCGTCCGGAGCACCCCTCCCCTGCAATTCAGACGACTGCGGATGCAAGCGCATCCTCGCGACGCAAGCTGAATGAATTCGCCACGTGCGTCCGCGCTCCCCAGGCCCCTTCGCCAGAGGAATCAGCTGCCTGTTGCCCCTGGCCGGACCGGCAGCGGTAAGCGGAGCCCCTCGGCGAGTTGGAGCAACTCGGCGCGGATGGACTGCCAGGGCCTGTCGAGGTCCAACGAACGCGCACGCAGCTCGTAGGCACCCAGCCGGTAACGCAGGTCGAAGTGCTCACCCGTCGAGGCGTACAGGAGGACAGCGGCATGGGCCTCCCGCTCACTCTGTCCCTCCAGGTTCTTCAGATAGGCCAGCATCTGGTAGAGGTGCGCTTCGCGCAGCTTCTTGCGGCCATCCCGACCGACACGCAGTGGGGACTGGTAGAACTTCGTGTCGACGATGACCTTCCTTCCCGGCGCCACCAGGGAGAGGTCGGTTCGCATCACGGGAAGAAGCGATTCGGTCCCCTCGACCACCGGCTCCACCTTCCACCGGATGGTCTCGACTTCGACCCTGAAGTGGCGCTGTTCGCGCTTGAGGAAGTTTCGGACGAAGCCTTCGAACAGGGCCCCCATCTCCTGCTCGTTGGCCCGGAAGTCGTTGAAGCGGTAGCCCTTTCCCTGCGCGTCGGGAACGAGGCACCGCACCGCCAGCTCACACACATGAAGCAGAAACCGGTAGTGGCCGTTGTTGCGGTGGAGCTGAACGCGCTGAAAGAGCGCGGGCGTGGGCTCGATGTCCATCACGCCACGCATGCGCCGCGCCGCCAGCAGCAGCTCACGCGAGCGGCCAGGGGAGACTCCGGCGGAAGCCAGCCGCACCAGGGACGCGCGCAGCAATCGGTTATGCAGGACGTCCGAGTCGAGCTCGTCAAAGGTGCAGGCAGCTCGCCCTGTCCGCTCCAGGCCCCGCTTCATGCTCGAAGCGAGGTCGAGCTTTCCACGCGGGGAGCGCAGCTCTTCCCGGCACTCTACATAGGCGCGGTCGAGTCCCCGTCGCAGCAACCCGGTGACGCCCGAGCTGAGCACGTGCGCCAGCAGGTCCTCGACCCGTTCACAGGCGAGTGCCCCGACGTCGGTGGCCGTGGAGTCGTCAAGGTGCTCCCAGGCGTAGCAGAGCAGGTAGTAGACGTTCTGGAGGGGAACCACCGGGTTCAGTCCTCCGCGAGGAGTAGCTCCACTGCCTCATCGGCACGCGCGGGCCGGTCGAACCAATACTCCCTGAGTAGCGGCTCGACTTCGTAATCGATGATCTGCTTGTACCAGGCGTCGTCACAGGTGCTCTCTTTTGACGCGCAGAAGTAGCTGTGGCCAACCAGGTAGCCCCGCCCCAGGCTCGGATCGCCCTCGATATGTTCGTTGAGCGTCCGCACCCGGTTCCGGATGCGCTCGATGAGCGCGGGCGAGGCGCCACGCAATGTCAGGTGCCGATGGAACGACGGCTCCTCGGTGGCAGGGCCGATATCGATGAACGCAAAGCGCCGCCTCAGCGCGTAGTCGACCATGGCGAGAGAGCGGTCGGCCGTGTTCATGGTTCCGATGATGTACAGGTTCGGAGGAACGTAGAACGGCGCGTCCTTCTCTTCTGCATAGGCGAGCGAGACACCCCACCGCGACTCTCGCTTGTCGGGCTCGATGAGCATCATCAGCTCACCGAAGATCTTGCTGAGGTTGCCCCGGTTGATTTCATCGATGATGAGGACGTAATCGTCCTCCGGGTCCTGCAGCGCTCGGTCGCAGAAGCGGAGAAAGGGTCCGTCCTTCAGCTCGAAGCCACCCGCCTTCGCGGGGCGATAGCCCTGGACGAAGTCCTCGTAGGCGTAGGACTGGTGGAATTGGACGAAGCAGACATGGTCGGGGGCATGCCGCTCGAGGATGAGGTTCGCCAGACGCGAGGCAACGAAGGTCTTGCCCACTCCTGGCGGGCCCTGGAGGACGACGTTCTTGCGGTGGCGCACCAGGGTGACGAGGTGCTCCAGCTCCGAACGAGGCAGGAAGATTTCCGCCATGGCATCGTCCAACGTGTAAGGCGGCTCGGGTGGCTTCGGCGGAGGCAGTTTGGGAATCGAGGCTCCCGCCCCCTGGCCGTCACTCCCACCCACCTCCACGGCGGCTTCCAGTTCCGCAACCAGCCCCGCATAGGCCGTGACGTTCGTCAGCGTCTTCGTCACCAGCGGCCGCTCACGGGGCTGCTTCTCACCGGACCACAGCCACTTCACCTTCCTCACGCTGTTGTAGTCGCGGCGAGTGGTGTCGTAACGATAGTCGGACTCCACCACGCCGTATCCCACGATGAGATGACGGCCCTTCTTGGCGAAGACGACATCCCCGGGCCGTATCACCTGCGCGAACTCCCAGCAGGCCAGCGCGTCGTGCCGTGGCTCGACGGCGTCGTCTCCACCCTTCTTGCGAAGCGCATCCTTGATGGAATCCAAATCCGGGTACCTGCGGAGATCTCCCAGGTCGTCCCACCCGATCGCCACGATGCCGTCGCGATAGAACTCCTCCCAATGGTCGGCACGCGGCCCCGGGGCGATGAGCCATACCTGCCGCCCGGTCGGCTGCGGCGCGGGAGCCGGAACCACGGCCCCGGGTACCATCGCGGCCTCCTCCCACTCACACACATGCTCCAACTCCCACGGGCTGATTCGGAGGGCAGCCTGGAGCTCCCGCACCTGAGCGGTGAAGCGGAAATAGGAATCGACCGCGTCTTCACTCCGCTCGAACAAGCCCTCCTCTGCGAGGCGCGTCCGCATCGATTCGTAATAGATGGGCCACTGCTCGGGCGCCTCCATGTGCCAGGCCGCGCTGACAAAGAAGGGAGTCCGCGTCGGCTGGACCGCCCTGCGGGTCGTTACCCCCTGGGCAATCAGCTCCACGAGACGGTCATGGAAGCCCATCATCCGGCTACGTGCCTCTTCATCTGACGACGGCAGGGGCAGGACCGAGCGCAGACGCACTTCGATGTCTCGCGCATATGCGGGCAGGTGCTTAACCAGGGTGTTCAGGAACATGGCCCCGGACAGGCCCTTGAGCCCGAACACGTCCCACTCGTTCCGGGTGTTCACGTCGAACGTGGAGCGGAGCGCCTCCAAGCCCACACTGCCTGCCCTGAATGCGCTGAACAGGGCGCGGATTTCCTCGCGAACCTTCTTGCGAGCCACATCCCGGTCGGCCTGGGCCTCCATGTAGGCCAGGTCATTCCGCATGGCATCGAGCCGCTGCTTCCATCGTCCAACGACCGCGTCACTCAGCATGGCTTCAAACGTTAGGCGGGAAAGGGAGCGAGAAATCAGTGGGTAGGAGACACTCCGACGCGAGGGCCTGAGCGCCCCCCTCGCAGGGCAGGTTGACGCCGGACCCCGACCGCCGTTACTTTGGAAATTCCTCCGTTACGTTGGATGCCCAGGTTGACGCCCTCCACCCCGACCGCCGCGCTGTTCCGCTGCCGCTGCTGTCGGTCGTGTGCCTGTTGTGCCCTGTCGGGCCTGGGCTGTTGACGCGCGCACCGGACCTCTTCTGAGTCCACGCGTTTCCTCCCGGCCCGGCCTCCTCTCGAAGGAGCCGGGCCGCTCGCTTTTCCGCCTCCTGCTCTCCCACCGCAGCTCCCGCGTCTCATGCCTTCCACTGCTTCCCGCTCCGCTCCGAAGTCCCTCGCGCTGACCGCCGCGAGCGGAGCGTCGTGGGCCCGGGGCGTGTGCGGCGCGTGCTGTCTGGCGTGTGCGTGTCCCGTGTGTCCGCCTCCCGGCGGGTGCCGAGCAGCGAGGAGTGGCTAGCAGTCCCTTCTCGACCTTCCCTGCTCGCGCGGCCCGCCCTCGAAAGAGGCGCGGGCCGTTTTCGTTTCCACCCTCGGAGTCCTCCATGTCGCCCCCGCTGTCCGCCACCTCCCTCGCAGTCTCCACCCCGGCCCCCCTCGACGAGGCGCGCGCATTGAAGGACGCGCCCGTGGAGGAGGTGCTCGCCTGGGTGGAGCGGCGGTTCGGCGCGCGCGCGGCCCTCGCCTCCAGCTTCGGCGTGGAGGACATGGTCCTCATCGACCTGGCGCGCAAACACGCGCCGAGTCTCCGCGTCTTCACTCTCGACACCGGCCGTCTCCCGCCAGAGACGTACGAGCTCATCGAGGTGACTCGCAACCGCTACGGCATCGCCGTGGAGACCTTCTTCCCCGAGCGCACGCGCGTGGAGGCGATGGAGTCCACGCTGGGCTACTTCTCCTTCCGCAAGAACCTCGAGGCGCGCAAGGAGTGCTGCGCCATCCGCAAGGTGGAGCCGCTGCGGCGCGCGCTCGCTGGCCGCGAGGCGTGGGTGACGGGCCTGCGCCGCGAGCAGTCCGTCACCCGCACCGCCGTCGACATCGCCGAGGTCGACGCCGAACACGGAGGCCTCCTCAAGCTCAGCCCGCTGGCCGCGTGGACCCGCCAGGACGTGTGGGCCTACGTGAAGGCCAACGCCGTCCCCTACAACGCGCTCCATGACCGCGGCTACCCGTCCATCGGCTGCGCGCCCTGCACCCGCGCGGTGAAGCCGTACGAGGACGAGCGCGCCGGCCGCTGGTGGTGGGAAGCGCGCGAGCACAGCGAGTGCGGCCTGCACCCGGTCCGCTGAGCGCGCCATGAGCCACCCCATCGACTACCCCGTCTGCCTCCGCCTGGAGGGGCGCCGCGTCCTCCTCGTGGGAGGCGGCACCATCGCCGAGGGCCGCGCCCTCGCCGCGCTCGAGGCCGGCGCCCGGCTGCGCGTCGTCGCCCCCGAGGCCACCGCCACGCTGCGCACCCTGGCCACCGAGGGCCGCCTCGAATGGCTCGCCCGCCCCTATGCCTCCGGCGACGTACGCGGGCACGACCTCGTCCTCGCCGCCGCGGACGACACGAGCGTGGGCCCTCGCGTGGCGGCGGAGGCGCGGGCGCTCGGCATCTGGGTGAACACGGCGGACGTGCCAGCGCTGTGCGACTTCACGCTGCCCTCCGTGGGACGCCGGGGCCCCATCACCTTGGCCATCTCCACCGCCGGCCAGGCGCCCGCCGTGGCCCGGCTGCTGCGCCGCGAGCTGACGGCGCGGGTGGCACCGCACCACGTGTGGCTGGCGCGGCTCAGCGGGTGGCTGCGCCGCCGCCTGCCCGCGGGCGTGGAGCGCCAGCGGCTCTTGAAGGGGCTGGTGGAGGGAGACATCGGCGCGCTGCTGGCACGGGGCGAGCGCAAGGCCGCGGGAGTCCGACTCCGCGCGGCGCTGAAGACCTTGAAGTCATCGGGAGAGACGACATGAGAGAGCAGGTGCAGGGACGCGTGTTCCTGGTGGGAGCAGGCCCGGGAGACCCGGAGCTGCTCACGCTGCGCGCGGCGCGGTTGCTGAGAGAAGCGGACACGGTGGTGCATGACAGGCTCGTCCATCCCGCGGTGCTGGAGCACGCGCGTCCCCGCGCGCGCCTCATCTACGTGGGCAAGGAAGGCGGCGGCGAGTCCGTGCGGCAGGAGGACATCCACTCCGTGCTCATCACCCAGGCCCTGCTGGGCCGTCAGGTGGTGCGCCTCAAGGGCGGAGACCCGTTCGTCTTCGGCCGCGGCGCGGAAGAAGCCCTCGCGCTGGAGAAGGCCGGCATTCCCTACGAGGTGGTGCCCGGCCTGTCCGCGGGCATCGCCGCGACGGCCTCGGCGGCCATCCCCGTCACCCACCGGGACGTGTCCGGAGAGGTGACGTTCGCCACCGCGCACCGCGTGGGCGGCGCGCCGGACTGGGACTTCCTCGCGAGGGCCCAGACGCTGGTGCTCTTCATGGCGGGAGACCGACTGGAAGCGACGGTGCGCGCCCTGGTGACGGCGGGCCGGGCCGCTTCGACGCCTGCGGCAATGGTGGAGGCGGGCACGTGGGAGCACCAGCGGGTGGTGGAGGCCACGCTGGGCAACATCGCCCTCGAGGCGCGGCGGGCCGCCATCGGCTCCCCGGCGCTGCTGGTGGTGGGCGAGGTGGTGGCGCTGCGCTCGCGGCTGCCGTCGCTGGTGGCACGCGGTTCAACGATGAATGGGCACCCGGTGCCCCTGAAGGCGGAGGGTGGCCATGAGTGAGAACACGCTGGCGAGGACCACGCACCTGGCGGAACTGGAGGCGGAGAGCATCCACATCCTGCGCGAGACGGTGGCCGAGTTCGCCAACCCGGTGATGCTCTACAGCATCGGCAAGGACTCGCAGGTGCTGCTGCACCTGGCGCGCAAGGCCTTCCACCCCGCGCCCCTGCCCTTCCCGCTCCTCCACGTGGACACCACCTGGAAGTTCCGGGACATGTACACCTTCCGCGACGCCTTCGTGGCCCGGCACGGGCTGAAACTCCTCGTGCACCAGAACCGCCGCGCGCTCGCCGAGGGCATCAACCCCTTCGACCACGGCAGCCAGAAGTACACCCACGCCATGAAGACGCAGGCGCTGCTGGAGGCGCTGGCGCAGCACGGCTTCGACGCGGCCTTCGGCGGTGCGCGCCGCGACGAGGAGAAGTCCCGCGCGAAGGAGCGCGTGTTCTCCTTCCGCGACAGGCACGGCCAGTGGGACCCGCGCCGGCAGCGGCCGGAGCTGTGGAACCTCTACAACGGCCGCGTGGACGCCGGGGAGAGCATGCGCGTCTTCCCCCTCTCCAACTGGACCGAGCTGGACGTGTGGCACTACGTGCTGCGCGAGCGCATTCCGGTGGTGCCGCTCTACTTCGCCGCCGAGCGCCCCGTCATCGACCGCAACGGCACGCTGCTGATGGTGGACGACGAGCGCATGCGCCTGCGCCCGGGCGAGAAGCCCTCGCTGAGGCGGGTGCGCTTCCGCACGCTCGGCTGCTACCCGCTGAGCGGCGCCATCGAGTCCTCCGCCACCACGGTGGAGGCCGTCATCCACGAGATGGTCAACGCCCGCCAGTCCGAGCGCCAGGGCCGTCTCATCGACCACGACGAAGAGGGCTCCATGGAGCTCAAGAAGCGCGAGGGCTACTTCTAATGGATACCGCACTGCAGACACCTCCCCAGCCCGACGTGCAACGGCTCCTCGATGAGCACTCCAGCCGCGAGCTGCTGCGGCTCGTCGTCGTGGGCTCCGTGGACGACGGGAAGTCCACGCTCATCGGCCGGCTCCTCTACGAGTGCGACGGCCTCTTCGAGGACCAGATTTCCGCCGTGAAGAAGGCCAGCGCCAAGCGCGCCGCCGCTCGCACCGAGGTGCCCCCGGAGGTGCTCGCCCAGGGCCTCAGGGCGGCAGCCGGAGCCGAGGACGAGGAGCTGGACTTCTCCCTCTTCACCGACGGCCTGAAGGCCGAGCGCGAGCAGGGCATCACCATCGACGTGGCCTACCGCTACCTGTCCACGGGCAAGCGCAAGGTCATCATCGCGGACACGCCGGGACACATCCAATACACGCGCAACATGGCCACCGGCGCCTCCACGGCGGATGCGGCGGTCATCCTGGTAGACGCGCGCCTGGGCGTGCTTCCGCAGACGCGCCGGCACGCGTACATCGCCTCGCTGCTGGGCATCCCCTACCTGGCCGTCGCGGTGAACAAGATGGACCTGGTCGGCTTCGACCGCGCCACCTTCGAGCGCATCGGCCAGGAGCTGGCGGACTTCGCGTACACGCTCGGCTTCGAGGGCGTGCGCCTCTTCCCCGTCAGCGCGAGCCGGGGCGACAACATCACCCGGCCCAGTGCGAGGACGCCGTGGAACGAGGGCGGCACGCTGCTCGGGTGGCTGGAGTCGCTGCCCCACCAGCGCCGGCTCGACAACGCCGCCTTCCGCTTCCCCGTGCAGTACGTGCTCCGGCCGCACCAGGACTACCGCGGGCTGGCCGGCCAGGTGGCCTCCGGCACCGTGCGCGTGGGTGACGAGGTGCAGGTGCTCCCCTCCGGGCGCCGCACGCGCGTGGCGGGCATCGACACCTTCGACGGACCACTCGAGGAGGCGTCCGCGCCGGCTTCCGTGACGCTGCGGCTGGCGGACGAGGTGGACGCCAGCCGGGGTGACTTGCTGTCCCACGTGGACGAGCCGCCGCTCGCGCTCCACCAGCTCGACGCGATGCTGGTGTGGTTCGGGGAGCAGCCGTTGGACGTCTCGCGCCGCTACCTGGTGAAGCAGGCCACGCGCACCGCGCCCGCGCAGGTGGAGCGCATCCTCTGGCGCAAGGAGCTGGAGGACCTGTCCGAGGTACCCGCGGAGGCGCTGTCCCTCAACGACATCGGCAAGGTGCGGCTGGTGTGCCGCCGGCCACTGCTGGCCGACCCGTACCGCGACAACCGGCGCACCGGTGCCTTCATCATCATCGACGCCCTCACGCACGACACGGTGGGCGCGGGCATGGTGCTGGGGCCGGCGGACACGGGGACTCGGGGCGCGGTGGAGGCGTCCCTCGTCTCCTCGGCCGAGCGGCGCGCGCGGCTGGGGCAGCCTGGGGCCATCGTCCTCCTGCCGTCCTCGCCGGGGGCTGCGTCGCGTGCCTTCGAGCTGGAACGGAGCCTGTTCGACCAGGGCCGGCACGTAGCCACCGTCGCGGGTGACGTGGAGGTGGCGCTCGGGCTGGCCGGCGCGGGGCTGGTGGCGCTGGTGCACACCGAGGCGCCACAGACGCGGCGAGTCCTCCGCGCGGAGGCTCGCGACGCGGGCGTGGCGTGGCTGGAACTGGATGCGTCCGAGGACGCGAAGCAGCACGTGGAGCGCGTCCTGGCGCTCGGGGAGAACGTGAAGTGAGTCCGTCGTCGGCAGGAGGGGCCTCGCGCCCCGTGGCGCCACCCTTCGTCACCCCGCTGCTGGGTGACGAGAAGGGCGCGCTGCTGCTCAAGCTGGTGGAGGGCCTGGATGCGGCGGCCCTGCACTGGCTGAGCGGCTATGCGGCGGGACTGGCCTCGCGGCCCGGTTCCGCTCCGGTCTCCGTGGCGGCGCCCGTGTCCGCCACGCCCGCGGCCGCTCCGGCGGTGCCGCTCACCATCGTCTACGGGACGCAGACGGGGAACAGCCGGCTGCTGGCGGAGCGGCTCAAGCACCAGGTGGAGTCCGCCGGGCTGCCAGCTCGACTCTTCCGCGCCAGTGACTACCCCCTGCGGGAGCTGGCGAAGGAGAAGCTGCTCTGCGTGGTCATCAGCACGCAGGGGGATGGAGACCCGCCGGACGACTCGCGCGGCTTCTGCGAACACGTGCTGGGCAAGCGGGCCCCGAAGCTGGAGGGGCTGCGCTTCGCGGTGCTGGGACTGGGCGACTCCAGCTACCCGAAGTTCTGCGAGGTGGGCCGCGCGCTCGACGCGCGCTTCACGGAACTGGGCGCCACCCGGCTGCTGGAGCGCGCCGACTGCGACGTGGACTTCGAGCCCGTGGCCACGGGGTGGCTCGACCAGGCCTTCGCCCGGGCCCGCGAGGCGCTGGAGCCCCAGGCCCCCCCCATCGCGGCCGTCGTCCCCCTGCGCGGCGCGGCTGCCACGCCGACGTCCAGCAAGGAAGCGCCCTTCGCCGCCGAGGTGCTGGTCAACCAGCGCATCACCGGCCGGGGCGCGCTCAAGGACGTGCGGCACGTGGAAGTGTCGCTCGAAGGCTCGGGCCTGGAGTACGCGCCGGGCGATGCACTCGGCGTGTGGCCGCACAACCCGCCCGAGTTG contains these protein-coding regions:
- a CDS encoding Uma2 family endonuclease; translated protein: MERKAATYADLVALPDRFIGELIGGVLHASPRPAAAVAIAAFNLCAAVGMPFSAGKGGPGGWVILNKPELHLGEDVLVPDVAGWHRERMPHPREVVAFTVVPDWVCEVLSPSTKALDRKEKLPIYAREGVRHVWLVDPRARALEVFRLEGADYSLLATHSGGGHVRAEPFDAIELNLAFVWGET
- a CDS encoding SRPBCC family protein is translated as MSTTRISRHVNAPRASVYRALLDARAVQTWMVPDGMTSHVHAFEPREGGSFRISLTYDAPTSTGKTTAHTDTHHGRFVKLVPDEQVVQVVEFETDDPAMRGEMTITYTLTNADGGTDIHAVHEGLPRGVSPADNELGWQMSLGKLAALVEGSSP
- a CDS encoding SMI1/KNR4 family protein; the protein is MGGKDKKPALGGLAAAFQKAGLATKEQAERVDAEKRARDPATYRASLGLDGASAEGTGSYREQLAPVNAWFAERLQREPGLAARMTGERTQAVALEGSPATRAEVSAAEHALGFTLPPSFAAFLLELGSVSFLGPWRDATTPVDRLVAASASLDADVALTAERFVQVAKREGVTLDPRSPRRLLHVSDDRNGEAVFALCAQRAASGEAPVFMRFHDEPDALYDASVDFRQWFGARLARLRAELQEWLARGAPR
- a CDS encoding Uma2 family endonuclease, producing the protein MERKPATYADLEALPDNVIGELIGGVLHASPRLAGQHTLAASRLGIELGGPFDRGRNGPGGWILLVKPELHLSKDVLVPDQACWHRERLPNAREVVAFTVVPDWVCEVLSPSTEALDRKVKLPVYAREGVRHVWLMDPEARTLEVFRLEGTEYSLLATHSGPAVIRAEPFEVVELELAYLWDEM
- a CDS encoding 5-methylcytosine restriction system specificity protein McrC, with the protein product MVPLQNVYYLLCYAWEHLDDSTATDVGALACERVEDLLAHVLSSGVTGLLRRGLDRAYVECREELRSPRGKLDLASSMKRGLERTGRAACTFDELDSDVLHNRLLRASLVRLASAGVSPGRSRELLLAARRMRGVMDIEPTPALFQRVQLHRNNGHYRFLLHVCELAVRCLVPDAQGKGYRFNDFRANEQEMGALFEGFVRNFLKREQRHFRVEVETIRWKVEPVVEGTESLLPVMRTDLSLVAPGRKVIVDTKFYQSPLRVGRDGRKKLREAHLYQMLAYLKNLEGQSEREAHAAVLLYASTGEHFDLRYRLGAYELRARSLDLDRPWQSIRAELLQLAEGLRLPLPVRPGATGS
- a CDS encoding AAA family ATPase — translated: MLSDAVVGRWKQRLDAMRNDLAYMEAQADRDVARKKVREEIRALFSAFRAGSVGLEALRSTFDVNTRNEWDVFGLKGLSGAMFLNTLVKHLPAYARDIEVRLRSVLPLPSSDEEARSRMMGFHDRLVELIAQGVTTRRAVQPTRTPFFVSAAWHMEAPEQWPIYYESMRTRLAEEGLFERSEDAVDSYFRFTAQVRELQAALRISPWELEHVCEWEEAAMVPGAVVPAPAPQPTGRQVWLIAPGPRADHWEEFYRDGIVAIGWDDLGDLRRYPDLDSIKDALRKKGGDDAVEPRHDALACWEFAQVIRPGDVVFAKKGRHLIVGYGVVESDYRYDTTRRDYNSVRKVKWLWSGEKQPRERPLVTKTLTNVTAYAGLVAELEAAVEVGGSDGQGAGASIPKLPPPKPPEPPYTLDDAMAEIFLPRSELEHLVTLVRHRKNVVLQGPPGVGKTFVASRLANLILERHAPDHVCFVQFHQSYAYEDFVQGYRPAKAGGFELKDGPFLRFCDRALQDPEDDYVLIIDEINRGNLSKIFGELMMLIEPDKRESRWGVSLAYAEEKDAPFYVPPNLYIIGTMNTADRSLAMVDYALRRRFAFIDIGPATEEPSFHRHLTLRGASPALIERIRNRVRTLNEHIEGDPSLGRGYLVGHSYFCASKESTCDDAWYKQIIDYEVEPLLREYWFDRPARADEAVELLLAED
- a CDS encoding phosphoadenylyl-sulfate reductase — translated: MSPPLSATSLAVSTPAPLDEARALKDAPVEEVLAWVERRFGARAALASSFGVEDMVLIDLARKHAPSLRVFTLDTGRLPPETYELIEVTRNRYGIAVETFFPERTRVEAMESTLGYFSFRKNLEARKECCAIRKVEPLRRALAGREAWVTGLRREQSVTRTAVDIAEVDAEHGGLLKLSPLAAWTRQDVWAYVKANAVPYNALHDRGYPSIGCAPCTRAVKPYEDERAGRWWWEAREHSECGLHPVR
- a CDS encoding precorrin-2 dehydrogenase/sirohydrochlorin ferrochelatase family protein, encoding MSHPIDYPVCLRLEGRRVLLVGGGTIAEGRALAALEAGARLRVVAPEATATLRTLATEGRLEWLARPYASGDVRGHDLVLAAADDTSVGPRVAAEARALGIWVNTADVPALCDFTLPSVGRRGPITLAISTAGQAPAVARLLRRELTARVAPHHVWLARLSGWLRRRLPAGVERQRLLKGLVEGDIGALLARGERKAAGVRLRAALKTLKSSGETT
- the cobA gene encoding uroporphyrinogen-III C-methyltransferase, encoding MREQVQGRVFLVGAGPGDPELLTLRAARLLREADTVVHDRLVHPAVLEHARPRARLIYVGKEGGGESVRQEDIHSVLITQALLGRQVVRLKGGDPFVFGRGAEEALALEKAGIPYEVVPGLSAGIAATASAAIPVTHRDVSGEVTFATAHRVGGAPDWDFLARAQTLVLFMAGDRLEATVRALVTAGRAASTPAAMVEAGTWEHQRVVEATLGNIALEARRAAIGSPALLVVGEVVALRSRLPSLVARGSTMNGHPVPLKAEGGHE
- the cysD gene encoding sulfate adenylyltransferase subunit CysD; amino-acid sequence: MSENTLARTTHLAELEAESIHILRETVAEFANPVMLYSIGKDSQVLLHLARKAFHPAPLPFPLLHVDTTWKFRDMYTFRDAFVARHGLKLLVHQNRRALAEGINPFDHGSQKYTHAMKTQALLEALAQHGFDAAFGGARRDEEKSRAKERVFSFRDRHGQWDPRRQRPELWNLYNGRVDAGESMRVFPLSNWTELDVWHYVLRERIPVVPLYFAAERPVIDRNGTLLMVDDERMRLRPGEKPSLRRVRFRTLGCYPLSGAIESSATTVEAVIHEMVNARQSERQGRLIDHDEEGSMELKKREGYF